Proteins from a single region of Stigmatella erecta:
- a CDS encoding FKBP-type peptidyl-prolyl cis-trans isomerase N-terminal domain-containing protein, translated as MTHLAFILLFTAAGAQAAVPLATDKERDSYTLGQDVADSIRRNEIDLDINALVQGIRDNLEGKPSLLNGAELTKARDRAQNSMLQNRQKKLAADAAKYGAAGQEFLAKNKTQKGVVTTASGLQYQVLTATPPGPRPGPANRVVFEFKGTVVGGNGVEFDSSAARGKVSVMGVSDGIKGWAEAFQLMTLGSTYRFAIPPQLAYGEQGLPGKVPPNATLIYEITLREVAK; from the coding sequence ATGACACATCTTGCCTTCATTCTCCTGTTCACGGCGGCGGGAGCACAGGCCGCGGTGCCGCTCGCGACAGACAAAGAGCGGGACAGCTATACCCTGGGCCAGGACGTCGCGGATTCGATCAGGCGGAACGAGATCGACCTGGACATCAACGCCTTGGTGCAAGGCATCCGGGACAATCTGGAGGGAAAGCCCTCGCTCTTGAATGGGGCGGAGCTCACCAAGGCCCGGGATCGGGCCCAGAACTCGATGCTCCAGAACCGGCAGAAGAAGCTCGCGGCGGACGCGGCGAAGTACGGCGCCGCGGGCCAGGAGTTCCTGGCGAAGAACAAGACCCAGAAGGGCGTCGTCACCACCGCGAGCGGTCTCCAGTACCAGGTCCTGACCGCCACGCCACCGGGCCCGCGCCCGGGGCCCGCGAACCGCGTGGTGTTCGAGTTCAAGGGCACGGTCGTTGGGGGCAATGGCGTGGAGTTCGACAGCTCCGCGGCCCGCGGCAAGGTGTCTGTCATGGGCGTCAGCGATGGCATCAAGGGCTGGGCGGAGGCCTTCCAGCTCATGACGCTGGGCAGCACGTACCGCTTCGCCATTCCTCCGCAGCTGGCCTATGGCGAGCAAGGGCTCCCCGGCAAGGTCCCTCCGAACGCGACGTTGATCTACGAGATCACCCTGCGCGAAGTGGCGAAGTGA